One window of the Arthrobacter sp. zg-Y919 genome contains the following:
- a CDS encoding VOC family protein, with translation MRLHHVQVSIPKDGEDQARRFYGEGLGLTEVAKPPSLAGRGGCWFRAFDGDTVAAEIHLGVDSPFIPAQKAHPALVLESSDALEELGARLSLEGFEVSWADRYTFEGYERFHCRDPFGNRVEILSPPAD, from the coding sequence ATGCGGCTTCACCATGTACAGGTTTCAATACCCAAGGACGGGGAAGACCAGGCCCGACGCTTTTACGGCGAGGGCTTGGGCCTGACCGAGGTGGCAAAACCGCCGTCGCTCGCCGGGCGGGGAGGCTGCTGGTTCCGGGCGTTCGACGGCGACACGGTGGCGGCCGAAATCCATCTCGGAGTGGACTCCCCTTTTATTCCGGCGCAGAAGGCGCACCCGGCCTTGGTGCTGGAATCTTCGGACGCACTTGAGGAACTCGGGGCCCGGCTCTCGCTGGAGGGCTTCGAGGTTTCCTGGGCCGACCGGTACACCTTCGAGGGTTACGAGCGGTTCCACTGCAGGGACCCGTTCGGGAACCGGGTGGAAATCCTTTCACCGCCTGCGGACTGA
- a CDS encoding DUF5996 family protein, with product MDKNFLTYPDWQATADTLHLYLQVAGKVKLERSYPEPEWGHVRMPLTVQGIGTGIIPGPDTNFEIYFNLRQHHVDVQNSNYIRTRIELSDGLSVADFYRQLMGALEFIEAPTSINTAPQEFYDPVPFDSDTKHSTYDKHAVELFLDNLHFAHRCLTQFLGPVRGKVFAPSYWFGTMDLSGTIFSGQSEPYPGNGVIPVNCFDERFCEFGFWPGDPSAPEPAFYAMPYPFLANIGSYGSMLAPDKAEFRTTSSEFFLTLKDAFSYADPQRAVVDFCRTTFDIVQRMDRWSGIEWITEPLNYERPDRT from the coding sequence ATGGACAAGAACTTCCTCACCTATCCGGACTGGCAGGCCACCGCCGATACCCTGCACCTGTATCTGCAGGTGGCGGGCAAGGTGAAACTGGAACGCAGCTACCCGGAACCGGAGTGGGGCCACGTGCGGATGCCGCTGACCGTCCAGGGGATCGGCACCGGCATCATCCCCGGCCCGGACACGAACTTCGAGATCTATTTCAACCTCCGCCAGCACCACGTGGACGTCCAGAACAGCAACTACATCCGCACCCGGATCGAGCTCAGCGACGGGCTCAGTGTGGCCGACTTCTACCGCCAACTGATGGGAGCGCTGGAATTCATCGAAGCGCCCACCAGCATCAACACCGCGCCGCAGGAATTCTATGACCCGGTGCCTTTCGACTCCGACACCAAACACTCCACCTACGACAAACACGCGGTGGAGCTGTTCCTGGACAACCTGCATTTCGCGCACCGCTGCCTCACCCAGTTCCTGGGACCGGTGCGGGGGAAGGTCTTCGCGCCGTCGTACTGGTTCGGAACCATGGACCTTTCCGGAACCATCTTCAGCGGCCAGTCCGAGCCCTACCCCGGAAACGGCGTCATTCCCGTGAACTGCTTCGATGAGAGGTTCTGTGAATTCGGTTTCTGGCCGGGGGACCCGTCAGCTCCGGAACCCGCGTTTTACGCCATGCCGTATCCGTTCCTCGCCAACATTGGCAGCTACGGCAGCATGCTGGCCCCGGATAAAGCCGAATTCCGCACCACATCCAGCGAATTTTTCCTTACACTCAAGGACGCGTTCTCCTACGCCGATCCGCAGCGGGCAGTAGTGGATTTCTGCCGCACCACCTTCGACATCGTGCAGCGGATGGATAGGTGGAGCGGGATCGAATGGATCACCGAACCGCTGAACTACGAGAGGCCGGATCGCACTTAG
- a CDS encoding GntR family transcriptional regulator, with amino-acid sequence MAQAASARMDGASIFATLRSEILSGVHRPGTAMREVTLAQRFGVSRTPVREALSRLLQERLLERAARGLQVTRIDPAQVIQIYDMRILLEEEAAGQAARARQFTDLMRLEALLERDRQLSDPDDVTRITTNLEFHAAVWECAHNPVLTDLLERLSTHLVHAPQSTLSVDSRWDAALDEHAALIRAIESQDVEAARRIARDHMGTARQIRLKLLREGALRQPLPPFTR; translated from the coding sequence GTGGCGCAAGCAGCATCAGCACGTATGGACGGGGCGAGCATTTTCGCAACCCTGCGCAGTGAGATCCTCTCCGGCGTGCACCGTCCCGGCACCGCGATGCGGGAAGTGACGTTGGCTCAGCGGTTCGGCGTCTCCCGGACACCGGTCCGGGAGGCGCTCTCGCGCCTGCTGCAGGAACGCCTGCTCGAGCGGGCTGCCCGCGGGTTGCAGGTGACCCGGATCGACCCGGCGCAGGTCATTCAGATTTACGACATGCGCATCCTGCTGGAGGAAGAAGCCGCGGGGCAGGCGGCACGGGCCCGCCAGTTTACGGACCTGATGCGGCTCGAAGCCCTGCTGGAGCGGGACCGCCAGCTCAGCGATCCGGACGACGTCACCCGGATCACCACCAACCTGGAGTTCCACGCCGCTGTATGGGAGTGCGCCCACAACCCCGTGTTGACCGATCTGCTGGAACGGCTCAGCACGCACCTCGTCCACGCTCCGCAATCCACATTGTCCGTGGACTCGCGCTGGGATGCCGCTCTTGACGAGCATGCCGCACTCATCCGCGCCATCGAAAGCCAGGATGTGGAGGCGGCCCGCCGCATAGCCCGCGACCACATGGGGACCGCCCGGCAAATCCGCCTCAAACTCCTCCGCGAGGGAGCGCTTCGGCAGCCGCTTCCTCCGTTCACCCGCTAA
- the tcuA gene encoding FAD-dependent tricarballylate dehydrogenase TcuA: MAENPGTVHADVVVVGGGNAGFTAAHAAAERGRSVILLEKGTEELSGGNSFYTAGATRIVHDGLEDLAGLIEPDDRHASTVVPPYTAENYASDLAKVTEGRNDPGLTEVLIAESQSTLRWLNSLGLKYRLMYERQAYERPDGSYLFWGGLHVGNVGGGEGMMADHTRVAREHGVDIRYGSPATRLLLDGGRVTGVVVSGPEGDYEIAAESVVLTAGGFESSPELRREHLGEGWENAKVRGTPCNTGDMILAALDAGAARGGDWNTCHSVQWDAFTENNESNRELTNRLTRQSYPLGIIVNRDGERFLDEGADFRNYTYAKYGREILRQPGSVAWQIFDATLRPMLRTEEYDMPGVSVETADSIAELAAKVGIDPEALEKTVTSFNASVDRDVEFDPNVLDGRSAQTEPVKSNWAVPLETGPFYAYGVTCGITFTFGGVKGDTHGRVLDAGGNHIPGLYAAGEMLGGLFSTNYPGGSGLAAGCVFGRRAGALA, from the coding sequence ATGGCAGAGAATCCAGGCACCGTCCACGCGGATGTCGTAGTGGTGGGCGGCGGCAATGCCGGTTTCACCGCGGCCCACGCTGCAGCCGAACGCGGCCGTTCGGTCATCCTGCTGGAAAAGGGAACCGAGGAACTTTCCGGCGGCAACAGCTTCTACACCGCCGGAGCCACGCGGATTGTCCACGACGGCCTCGAGGACCTCGCCGGCCTGATCGAACCCGACGACCGGCACGCCTCCACCGTGGTCCCGCCGTACACCGCGGAAAACTACGCCTCCGACCTGGCCAAGGTGACCGAGGGCCGCAATGACCCAGGGCTCACCGAGGTGCTCATTGCCGAAAGCCAGTCCACCCTCCGCTGGCTGAACAGCCTGGGCCTGAAGTACCGGCTCATGTACGAACGCCAGGCGTACGAGCGCCCTGACGGCAGCTACCTCTTCTGGGGCGGGCTGCACGTCGGCAACGTGGGCGGCGGCGAGGGCATGATGGCCGACCACACCCGCGTGGCCCGGGAGCACGGCGTCGACATCCGCTACGGGAGCCCCGCCACCCGGTTGCTGCTCGACGGCGGCCGCGTCACCGGCGTCGTCGTCTCAGGTCCCGAGGGAGACTACGAAATCGCGGCCGAATCGGTGGTCCTGACTGCCGGCGGCTTCGAATCCAGCCCGGAACTGCGCCGTGAGCACCTGGGCGAGGGCTGGGAAAACGCCAAGGTGCGGGGCACTCCCTGCAACACCGGGGACATGATCCTCGCCGCCCTCGACGCCGGCGCGGCCCGCGGCGGAGACTGGAACACCTGCCACAGTGTGCAGTGGGATGCCTTCACCGAGAACAATGAAAGCAACCGGGAACTGACCAACCGCCTGACGCGGCAGAGCTATCCCCTGGGCATCATCGTCAACCGCGACGGCGAGAGGTTCCTGGATGAGGGCGCCGACTTCCGCAACTACACCTATGCCAAGTACGGCCGCGAGATCCTTCGCCAGCCGGGATCGGTTGCCTGGCAGATATTCGACGCCACGCTGCGGCCGATGCTGCGGACCGAGGAATACGACATGCCCGGCGTTTCCGTGGAAACCGCCGACAGCATCGCCGAGCTGGCGGCAAAGGTCGGCATTGATCCGGAGGCACTGGAAAAGACCGTCACCTCGTTCAACGCCTCCGTGGACCGCGATGTCGAGTTCGACCCAAACGTGCTTGACGGCCGGTCGGCGCAGACCGAACCGGTGAAGAGCAACTGGGCGGTTCCGCTGGAAACCGGGCCGTTCTATGCCTACGGCGTCACCTGCGGCATCACGTTCACCTTCGGCGGGGTCAAGGGCGATACGCACGGCCGGGTGCTCGACGCCGGCGGCAACCACATCCCGGGACTGTACGCTGCCGGCGAGATGCTTGGCGGGCTGTTCAGCACCAACTACCCCGGCGGTTCAGGCCTTGCTGCCGGCTGTGTCTTCGGCCGCCGGGCCGGTGCCCTGGCCTGA
- a CDS encoding tripartite tricarboxylate transporter substrate-binding protein gives MKKSIRTGAFALVVAVVTLLAFVNAAASGGTATARSKLTLIAPAAPGGGWDGFAREAQQGLRSNGVVNNPQVVNVPGAGGTIGLSQFVQTPGREDALLVTGGVMVGAIELADNPESMADVVPIARLADDFAALVVPADSEFQTLDDFLAAWKADPGANSIGGGSLGSIDHLLSGLLAQKIGMDPSTVNYVAYSGGGEALTSLLSHTTAVGMSGYNEVADQIESGTLRALAISSAERLDGVDVPTFREQGVDVSMSNWRGVVAAPGISDEAKAEFISIITELRESDDWKETLERNSWTDSFATGEEFEAFIEEEVATAQSIVKELGL, from the coding sequence ATGAAAAAGTCCATCCGCACGGGAGCCTTTGCTCTCGTGGTTGCCGTGGTCACCCTCCTGGCGTTCGTGAATGCCGCGGCATCCGGCGGCACCGCAACAGCCCGCAGCAAACTCACCCTGATTGCGCCGGCGGCACCCGGCGGCGGGTGGGACGGTTTCGCCCGGGAGGCGCAGCAGGGCCTGCGCAGCAACGGTGTGGTCAACAACCCGCAGGTAGTCAACGTCCCCGGAGCCGGCGGCACCATCGGCCTGAGCCAGTTCGTCCAGACACCGGGGCGGGAGGATGCCCTCCTCGTCACGGGTGGCGTTATGGTGGGCGCCATCGAACTGGCGGACAATCCGGAGTCCATGGCCGACGTCGTACCTATTGCCCGCCTCGCCGATGACTTCGCGGCGCTGGTGGTCCCGGCCGATTCGGAGTTCCAGACCCTCGACGACTTCCTCGCGGCATGGAAGGCGGACCCGGGGGCCAACTCGATCGGTGGCGGCTCCCTCGGATCCATCGACCATCTGCTCAGCGGACTGCTCGCGCAGAAGATCGGCATGGATCCGAGCACCGTGAACTATGTGGCGTACTCCGGCGGCGGCGAGGCGCTGACCTCCCTGCTGTCCCACACCACTGCCGTCGGGATGTCCGGATACAACGAAGTAGCGGACCAGATTGAGTCCGGCACCCTGCGCGCGCTGGCCATTTCCTCCGCGGAGCGGCTCGACGGCGTGGACGTACCCACCTTCAGGGAACAGGGCGTGGACGTATCGATGTCCAACTGGCGCGGCGTCGTTGCCGCCCCGGGAATTTCGGATGAGGCGAAGGCCGAGTTCATTTCCATCATTACGGAACTGCGCGAATCGGATGACTGGAAAGAGACCCTGGAGCGCAACAGCTGGACGGACAGCTTCGCCACCGGCGAGGAATTTGAAGCCTTTATAGAAGAAGAAGTCGCCACCGCGCAATCAATTGTTAAGGAGCTCGGACTATGA
- a CDS encoding tripartite tricarboxylate transporter TctB family protein, whose translation MSLAQDKPAPLQRTAPHRSPALEGRSELIVVAVLYALAVFLTVGTVSMNVQGSAVPGPQFFPVLVSIALYVVATALAVSVIRRPNVPDTRIHPGHGNFSGAMLDDLAGEHEFSTPHPSADAAHPTWKTYSDWRTVGLVVGGVVVFTAALNILGWIISAAFLFWVICYAMGSKRPGFDVGVSLLFSSIVQLAFGAGLGLNLPSGFLGGMF comes from the coding sequence ATGAGTCTTGCCCAGGACAAACCGGCTCCCCTGCAGCGGACGGCGCCGCACCGGAGTCCCGCGCTTGAGGGCCGCAGCGAATTGATTGTGGTGGCGGTGCTGTATGCCCTTGCCGTTTTCCTCACCGTCGGCACCGTCTCCATGAACGTCCAGGGCAGTGCCGTACCCGGGCCGCAGTTCTTCCCGGTGCTGGTCAGTATTGCCCTCTACGTAGTGGCCACGGCGTTGGCGGTCTCCGTCATCCGGCGGCCGAATGTGCCGGACACCCGCATCCACCCCGGGCACGGCAACTTCTCCGGAGCCATGCTCGATGACCTGGCCGGCGAACACGAGTTCTCCACACCGCACCCGTCCGCCGACGCAGCCCATCCCACCTGGAAAACCTACTCCGACTGGCGGACGGTGGGCCTGGTGGTGGGCGGAGTGGTGGTCTTCACCGCAGCGCTGAACATCCTGGGCTGGATCATCAGCGCCGCGTTCCTGTTCTGGGTGATCTGCTACGCCATGGGCAGCAAGCGCCCCGGCTTTGATGTCGGGGTCTCCCTGCTGTTCTCCTCCATTGTCCAGCTGGCCTTCGGCGCCGGTCTTGGTCTCAACCTGCCCTCCGGCTTCCTGGGAGGGATGTTCTGA